Proteins from one Niallia circulans genomic window:
- the proB gene encoding glutamate 5-kinase — protein MDRKRIVIKIGSSSLTNSKGEIDQDKLKDHIASIAALKEKGKEVILVSSGAVAAGFKQLGYPSRPVTLKGKQAAAAVGQGLLIQSYTERFREYGIVPAQILLTRNDFSKKERYRNAYSTLSELLERGILPIINENDTVSVEELTFGDNDMLSALVSGLIHAEQLIILTDINGLYDSNPNENPLAKRYDFIEKVTAEFLEGAKGSGSKVGTGGMKSKLIAAETALSLGVPVFIGNGSGADKLISIIEGKGDGTYIGSDGLSAITSNRQWIALHSTVEGKVFVDEGAELALLQKGSSLLPAGVYKIEGIFEKGNVVEVFGTSGLIGKGEVQYGSNELHKLLGAKERKQAGEQLQEVIHRNSWVKI, from the coding sequence GTGGATAGGAAAAGGATCGTAATAAAAATCGGCAGCAGCTCGCTGACAAATTCAAAAGGGGAGATTGACCAGGACAAACTGAAGGATCATATAGCAAGCATCGCAGCCTTAAAGGAAAAAGGCAAAGAAGTGATACTCGTTTCTTCTGGTGCAGTTGCAGCAGGTTTCAAACAGCTTGGCTACCCGTCACGCCCTGTCACATTAAAAGGCAAACAGGCAGCAGCAGCAGTTGGGCAGGGACTTCTTATACAAAGCTATACAGAGCGTTTTCGAGAGTACGGCATTGTTCCAGCGCAAATACTGCTAACTAGAAACGACTTCAGTAAAAAGGAGCGCTACCGCAACGCATATTCCACTTTATCAGAGCTTTTGGAACGAGGAATTCTCCCAATCATCAATGAAAATGACACTGTATCTGTTGAGGAGCTGACATTTGGGGACAATGATATGCTGTCAGCATTAGTTAGCGGTCTTATTCACGCAGAACAGCTGATTATCCTTACAGACATCAACGGGCTATATGACAGTAATCCAAATGAAAATCCACTTGCGAAACGATATGACTTTATTGAAAAAGTAACAGCTGAATTTCTTGAAGGTGCGAAAGGGAGCGGCTCGAAGGTAGGTACAGGTGGTATGAAGTCGAAGCTGATTGCTGCAGAAACCGCGTTAAGCCTTGGAGTACCAGTGTTCATCGGCAATGGCAGTGGAGCAGATAAGCTCATTTCCATCATAGAAGGAAAAGGTGATGGTACTTATATCGGTTCAGATGGATTAAGTGCGATAACCAGCAATAGACAGTGGATTGCTCTGCATTCAACGGTGGAAGGTAAAGTGTTTGTCGATGAAGGGGCAGAACTTGCCTTACTGCAAAAAGGCAGCAGCTTACTTCCCGCAGGCGTTTATAAAATTGAAGGAATTTTCGAAAAAGGAAATGTTGTCGAAGTTTTTGGGACATCAGGCCTTATTGGAAAAGGTGAGGTTCAATATGGCTCAAATGAGCTTCATAAACTTCTCGGTGCAAAAGAAAGAAAACAAGCAGGCGAACAATTGCAGGAAGTCATTCATCGCAATAGCTGGGTGAAAATTTAA
- a CDS encoding YitT family protein: MGKKHKKEAKIHFIIRYIMLMIGASLAAVAIELFLVPNTIIDGGIIGISLIINYMTDFSFGILVLIINIPFLFAGYKYIGKNFCISSLFAIIMLAVVESSLHHVDPFTRQPLLATVFGGLLLGAGVGLVIRNSGALDGTEILGILLSKKIPFSVGEFVMFLNVFVFTWAGFVLEWEQAMFSILTYYIASKAIDAVMQGFDDTKAAMVITNEYEEIAEALSDRLGRGVTKLKGKGGYLDQEKEVLYVVFTRLEIAKFKSIVLEIDPNAFITIMDTQEAHGGKFKHAIH; the protein is encoded by the coding sequence ATGGGAAAAAAGCATAAAAAGGAAGCCAAAATCCATTTCATTATCCGCTATATCATGCTGATGATTGGCGCAAGTCTCGCTGCTGTAGCGATTGAATTATTTCTTGTGCCAAATACAATTATAGATGGAGGCATTATTGGCATTTCCTTGATCATTAACTATATGACCGATTTCAGTTTTGGAATTTTAGTGCTGATTATCAACATCCCTTTTTTGTTTGCAGGCTATAAATACATCGGCAAAAATTTCTGCATCTCCTCTTTATTTGCGATTATCATGCTTGCTGTTGTTGAATCTTCCTTGCATCATGTTGATCCATTTACAAGGCAGCCGCTTCTTGCAACTGTTTTTGGAGGATTGCTGCTTGGTGCTGGTGTTGGTCTTGTTATCCGCAATTCGGGAGCCTTGGACGGAACAGAAATACTTGGCATCCTGTTATCAAAAAAAATCCCCTTTTCCGTCGGGGAATTCGTGATGTTTCTGAACGTTTTTGTGTTCACTTGGGCAGGGTTTGTACTCGAATGGGAACAAGCGATGTTCTCCATTCTCACCTACTATATCGCAAGCAAAGCAATTGACGCTGTCATGCAAGGATTTGATGATACAAAAGCAGCCATGGTTATCACAAACGAATACGAAGAAATCGCCGAAGCATTATCAGACCGCCTTGGCAGAGGTGTCACAAAGCTAAAAGGCAAAGGTGGTTATCTTGATCAGGAAAAAGAAGTGCTTTATGTCGTGTTCACCCGGCTCGAAATTGCCAAGTTCAAAAGCATCGTTTTGGAGATTGATCCCAATGCGTTTATTACGATTATGGACACACAAGAGGCACATGGCGGGAAATTTAAGCATGCGATTCATTGA
- a CDS encoding ArsR/SmtB family transcription factor, with amino-acid sequence MQIQVSKDYFYVYQALASETRIEIIELLAKASTNISDLAKQLHISPAIVTRHVQKLEEAGIVKSVRTPGKSGLQKIVELAIDNIEIHFPKKIFQEYALHLTDLKIGHYTDFQAKPTCGIASETEVIGKPDDPKYFMDSKRVDTQLLWLSEGFVEYKIPNLLGPNQIPEMIEISMELASEFPLSNNVWPSDITFYLNGVKLGTYTVPGNFSDVRGRYTPSWWNDKFSQYGLLKTIRINKIDTGIDGEPFSSVTIDDIQLDQSPFLTLKIAVEEGSEKVGGLTLFGEQFGNHKQNIRVGIYYLEKETQTLKTSNI; translated from the coding sequence ATGCAAATTCAGGTTTCTAAGGATTACTTCTATGTTTATCAAGCACTAGCTAGTGAAACACGGATCGAGATCATTGAACTGTTAGCTAAAGCTTCTACAAATATTTCCGATTTAGCGAAACAATTACATATAAGCCCTGCTATTGTAACTCGCCATGTGCAGAAGCTAGAAGAAGCGGGAATAGTTAAATCAGTAAGAACTCCTGGTAAATCAGGGCTCCAAAAAATAGTGGAACTCGCCATCGATAATATTGAAATTCATTTCCCAAAGAAAATCTTTCAAGAATACGCTCTGCATTTAACCGATTTAAAAATTGGCCATTATACAGATTTCCAAGCAAAACCAACCTGCGGAATTGCATCAGAAACAGAAGTAATCGGCAAGCCCGATGACCCGAAATACTTTATGGATTCTAAAAGAGTTGATACACAGCTCTTGTGGTTGTCAGAAGGCTTTGTAGAATATAAAATTCCTAATCTTTTAGGGCCAAACCAAATACCGGAAATGATAGAAATCAGTATGGAGTTAGCTTCTGAATTCCCCTTATCTAACAATGTGTGGCCAAGTGATATTACCTTTTATTTAAATGGTGTTAAGCTTGGTACATATACAGTACCTGGAAACTTTTCTGACGTGCGCGGGCGCTATACGCCGAGCTGGTGGAATGATAAATTTAGTCAATACGGCCTTTTGAAAACAATTCGAATTAATAAAATAGATACAGGAATTGACGGGGAGCCATTCTCAAGTGTAACCATTGATGACATCCAATTAGATCAATCCCCATTTTTAACACTGAAGATTGCAGTGGAAGAAGGCTCGGAGAAAGTTGGCGGACTGACTCTGTTCGGGGAGCAGTTTGGAAACCATAAGCAAAATATTCGGGTTGGCATCTATTATTTAGAAAAGGAAACGCAAACTTTAAAAACCAGTAATATTTAA
- a CDS encoding PadR family transcriptional regulator, with protein sequence MFNRELVKGSTSLILLQLLAEKEMYGYELVKEMESRSDYSLQVKEGTLYPALHKLEKQEYVESFWKDSEKGPARKYYRITATGLEILEQKTKEWKSFVQTIDKVIGRKGI encoded by the coding sequence ATGTTTAATCGGGAGCTTGTTAAGGGGAGTACTTCTTTAATTCTATTGCAGCTATTAGCCGAAAAAGAAATGTACGGCTATGAACTAGTGAAGGAGATGGAAAGCCGCAGCGACTATTCTCTGCAGGTGAAAGAAGGCACATTATATCCAGCACTACATAAATTAGAAAAGCAAGAATATGTGGAATCATTTTGGAAGGATTCTGAAAAAGGTCCTGCACGTAAATATTATCGTATAACCGCAACAGGTCTTGAGATACTCGAGCAAAAAACAAAGGAATGGAAAAGCTTTGTTCAAACGATTGATAAGGTGATTGGGAGAAAAGGAATATGA
- a CDS encoding sigma factor-like helix-turn-helix DNA-binding protein has translation MSKQPLENDNSLHKHYESLSKYCQYLAMTKWEKEDIIHDTFLKAMESYQDSEITVSLLKKMVHNRWVDTIRKDKQEKAHLSATEAVQADRAADWMIVAEHLAESLTKKQAAVFLLVEGFGYRIKEAAEALEMTETGIKAILFRARNQLHKQHNDTKDNAGTSDASRLYYKTLKQQNPALLINEILSVQVLYPANGSRTELKRQSTGPIMQLAA, from the coding sequence TTGAGCAAACAGCCGTTAGAAAATGACAACAGTCTGCATAAGCATTACGAAAGCTTGAGTAAATACTGTCAATATCTCGCGATGACTAAATGGGAAAAGGAAGATATCATTCATGACACCTTCTTAAAGGCAATGGAATCGTATCAAGACAGTGAAATAACGGTCTCACTATTAAAGAAAATGGTTCATAACCGCTGGGTTGATACAATACGCAAAGATAAGCAGGAAAAAGCACATCTATCTGCAACAGAAGCTGTGCAGGCTGATCGTGCTGCTGATTGGATGATTGTAGCAGAGCATTTGGCTGAGTCGCTGACAAAAAAGCAAGCAGCCGTCTTCTTGTTGGTTGAAGGCTTTGGCTATCGTATTAAAGAAGCGGCTGAAGCATTGGAAATGACGGAAACAGGAATAAAGGCAATTCTGTTTCGAGCGAGAAATCAACTGCATAAACAGCATAACGATACAAAAGACAATGCCGGCACAAGTGATGCAAGCAGACTATACTATAAAACGCTTAAGCAGCAAAATCCAGCACTGTTGATCAATGAAATACTGTCTGTGCAAGTTCTTTATCCAGCTAATGGAAGCAGAACAGAGCTTAAGCGGCAAAGCACGGGACCAATTATGCAGCTAGCAGCATAG
- a CDS encoding YitT family protein has product MFCLKKILIMIVGCFFTSIGLYVLKSATLVTGGTAGLSLSSSYLFPISFGVLFTIINIPFYILSYKKMGKQFTISTILAVTTVTILSSLITAYLPPLAFPPLVGSIVGGVIIGAGIVVLFMNGSSLGGAQILSIILQKQFNWNMGKTNFIFDTIVILIGMYSIGVLRGFYSILSVLIVSTMLSRFKEQIAKRNTKPVKVTNKEPLLETSSM; this is encoded by the coding sequence GTGTTTTGTTTGAAAAAAATATTAATCATGATTGTCGGCTGTTTTTTCACCTCAATAGGCCTGTATGTACTAAAAAGTGCAACGCTTGTTACTGGCGGCACGGCCGGTTTAAGCTTAAGCTCGTCGTATTTATTTCCGATTTCATTCGGAGTGTTGTTTACGATCATTAACATCCCATTTTATATTTTGTCTTATAAAAAGATGGGGAAACAGTTCACGATATCTACAATACTTGCAGTAACAACTGTTACCATTCTTTCCTCCCTTATAACGGCGTATTTACCACCGCTTGCTTTTCCTCCCCTTGTGGGATCGATTGTTGGCGGAGTCATTATCGGAGCTGGTATAGTCGTACTGTTTATGAATGGTTCGTCACTTGGAGGTGCCCAAATCCTGTCGATTATCCTTCAGAAACAGTTTAACTGGAATATGGGAAAAACGAATTTTATTTTTGATACAATTGTGATTCTTATCGGTATGTATAGTATTGGCGTGCTAAGAGGCTTCTATAGTATTCTGTCAGTACTGATTGTTTCTACAATGCTTAGCCGTTTTAAAGAACAAATTGCTAAACGAAACACGAAACCAGTGAAAGTAACAAACAAAGAGCCTCTGCTCGAAACAAGCTCGATGTAA
- the clpP gene encoding ATP-dependent Clp endopeptidase proteolytic subunit ClpP has product MGAIPYVIEQSSGGERSYDIYSRLLKDRIIMLGEEINDHVANNIVAQLLFLAADDPDKDISIYINCPGGSTTAGFAIFDTMQYIKPDVRTICTGMAASFGALLLLAGTKGKRYALPNSEIMIHQPLGGARGQATEIEITAKRILKLREQINQIMAERTGQAVEKIAVDTDRDYFMTAEEAKDYGIIDEIIVSK; this is encoded by the coding sequence ATGGGTGCTATTCCATATGTAATTGAACAATCGAGCGGGGGCGAACGTTCCTACGATATTTATTCAAGGCTGTTAAAGGACCGGATTATCATGCTTGGTGAAGAAATTAATGATCATGTTGCCAACAATATTGTTGCACAGTTATTATTTTTAGCGGCAGACGACCCTGATAAAGATATTTCCATTTATATAAATTGTCCGGGTGGCTCCACAACAGCCGGATTTGCAATATTTGATACGATGCAGTATATAAAGCCTGATGTACGTACGATATGCACAGGCATGGCAGCATCCTTTGGAGCATTGCTGCTGCTTGCAGGCACGAAAGGAAAAAGGTATGCATTGCCTAACAGTGAAATTATGATCCACCAACCACTTGGCGGTGCAAGAGGGCAAGCGACGGAAATTGAGATAACAGCGAAACGAATTCTAAAGCTGCGTGAACAAATCAACCAGATTATGGCGGAAAGAACAGGGCAAGCTGTCGAAAAAATCGCTGTTGACACAGATAGGGATTATTTCATGACAGCAGAAGAAGCAAAAGACTACGGAATCATTGATGAGATTATTGTTTCGAAATAA
- a CDS encoding glutamate-5-semialdehyde dehydrogenase produces MGEVQVKGKLAQDASRQLWKLTTADKNNALALIADQLLLDQAIIIEQNKLDLVHGEKAGLSASVLDRIMLNEKRIADMAMAIRQLIELKDPIGATLEEIKKENGLLILKKTVPIGVMGMIYEARPNVTIDAATLSIKTGNAIILRGSSSAASSNMALVRSIHEALKKSALPVDAVQLIEDTSRETAKELFHLTEYLDVLIPRGGKNLIDTVVKEASVPVIETGAGNCHLFIDESADKEMALNISLNGKTQRPSVCNALETILIHRSWYEKFGQELLQALAAHGVEIYGDEAVITDYAMAHAATEEDWYTEYSALKISVKVVEDINEAITHINKYGTRHSEAILTEVTENAEAFLLSVDAAAVYHNASTRFTDGFEFGYGAEIGISTQKLHARGPMGLNALTSSKYYIYGNGQVRK; encoded by the coding sequence ATGGGAGAGGTTCAAGTAAAAGGTAAATTGGCACAAGACGCAAGCAGACAATTATGGAAACTGACGACAGCGGATAAAAATAACGCACTGGCATTGATCGCAGACCAGCTACTTCTAGACCAAGCCATTATTATTGAACAAAATAAACTAGATTTAGTTCATGGCGAAAAAGCAGGCTTGTCAGCTTCTGTTTTAGACAGAATCATGCTTAATGAAAAAAGAATCGCAGACATGGCGATGGCGATAAGACAGCTAATTGAACTGAAAGACCCAATTGGTGCTACGTTAGAAGAAATCAAAAAAGAAAATGGCCTGCTTATCTTAAAAAAGACCGTGCCAATCGGTGTGATGGGCATGATTTATGAGGCACGCCCAAATGTGACAATCGATGCGGCCACATTATCCATTAAGACAGGAAATGCCATTATCTTAAGAGGCAGTTCTTCTGCGGCAAGCTCCAATATGGCTCTTGTCCGTTCCATTCATGAAGCATTAAAAAAATCAGCTCTGCCTGTTGATGCAGTTCAGCTGATTGAAGATACAAGCAGGGAAACGGCAAAAGAGCTGTTTCACCTGACAGAGTATTTGGACGTTCTTATTCCACGAGGCGGCAAAAACTTGATTGATACAGTTGTCAAAGAAGCTTCTGTACCAGTTATTGAGACAGGTGCTGGGAACTGCCACCTATTTATAGATGAAAGTGCTGATAAAGAAATGGCACTTAATATCAGTCTTAATGGTAAAACACAGCGCCCATCTGTCTGCAATGCACTGGAAACTATCTTAATTCATAGAAGCTGGTACGAGAAATTCGGCCAAGAGCTCCTGCAAGCACTAGCAGCGCACGGGGTGGAAATTTACGGAGACGAAGCAGTCATAACTGATTACGCAATGGCTCATGCTGCAACTGAAGAGGATTGGTATACAGAATACTCTGCCTTAAAGATTAGTGTTAAAGTCGTAGAAGATATAAACGAAGCAATCACACATATAAATAAGTATGGCACAAGGCACTCAGAAGCAATTCTTACAGAGGTAACGGAAAATGCAGAAGCATTTTTATTAAGTGTCGATGCTGCCGCTGTTTACCATAATGCCAGTACCCGTTTCACGGACGGCTTTGAGTTCGGCTACGGTGCCGAAATCGGCATAAGCACCCAAAAGCTCCATGCACGCGGACCGATGGGGTTAAATGCTCTGACATCGTCCAAATACTATATTTATGGAAATGGCCAAGTCAGAAAATAA
- a CDS encoding Lrp/AsnC family transcriptional regulator produces the protein MDKVDVQLLKLLQEDGRITVSDLSKQLSLSRPSVSERLLRLQERGIILEFSARVSPAKLGRETLLFIQISELKEEPHAFEEFIKHEQDILECHRVTGPISYTIKAAVSGIDGMRQLVDRLIPFGTINTSVVLASPVPFRHLMPKNEE, from the coding sequence ATGGATAAGGTAGATGTGCAATTGTTAAAATTACTGCAGGAGGATGGAAGAATAACGGTGAGTGACCTTTCCAAGCAGCTTTCCTTAAGTCGGCCAAGTGTATCTGAACGACTGCTGCGGCTGCAAGAACGAGGAATTATTCTTGAATTCAGCGCAAGGGTTTCCCCAGCAAAGCTAGGCAGGGAAACACTTCTGTTTATTCAAATAAGTGAATTGAAGGAAGAACCCCATGCATTTGAGGAATTCATTAAGCATGAGCAGGATATTTTGGAGTGTCACCGTGTAACAGGGCCGATCAGCTATACTATAAAGGCTGCCGTTTCAGGAATTGACGGAATGCGGCAACTAGTCGATCGGTTAATTCCCTTTGGCACAATCAATACCTCTGTTGTGCTTGCATCACCTGTGCCATTCAGGCATCTTATGCCAAAGAATGAGGAATAA
- a CDS encoding HAD family hydrolase, translating into MVKAILFDLDDTLLWDKRSVKEAFEKTCKLAEDKYGISASSFEEAVRKEAQTLYQAYETYAFTQMIGINPFEGLWGEFADQHESFQKMKAIVPIYRKDAWTNGLLAMGIEDKAFGEYLAEQFPAFRKESPFVYEETFALLDELKGKYKLLLLTNGSPGLQNTKLTITPEIAPYFDEIVISGDFGKGKPDPAIFEHAVSLLDLSVDDCLMVGDNLMTDILGASRVGMKSVWINREGKTPENVQPTYEINDLLELLPLLKEIS; encoded by the coding sequence ATAGTGAAAGCGATATTGTTTGATTTAGATGATACACTCCTTTGGGATAAACGAAGTGTCAAAGAAGCATTTGAAAAAACATGCAAGCTTGCTGAGGACAAATACGGAATTTCTGCATCAAGCTTTGAAGAAGCTGTCAGAAAGGAAGCACAAACCTTATATCAAGCATATGAAACGTATGCTTTTACACAAATGATCGGGATTAATCCGTTTGAAGGTCTGTGGGGAGAGTTCGCTGATCAGCATGAATCGTTCCAAAAAATGAAAGCAATTGTTCCGATATACCGCAAGGATGCTTGGACTAACGGTCTTTTGGCAATGGGAATTGAGGATAAGGCGTTCGGTGAATATTTAGCAGAGCAATTCCCTGCTTTTCGTAAAGAATCTCCTTTTGTATACGAGGAGACATTTGCACTTCTAGATGAACTGAAAGGGAAGTACAAGCTGCTTCTCCTTACAAATGGTTCGCCAGGCTTGCAAAATACGAAATTGACAATAACGCCTGAAATTGCTCCATATTTTGACGAAATTGTTATCTCAGGAGATTTTGGTAAAGGGAAACCAGATCCTGCTATTTTTGAGCATGCGGTTTCCTTGCTTGACTTAAGTGTGGATGACTGTCTAATGGTCGGTGACAATCTGATGACAGATATTCTCGGAGCATCAAGAGTGGGGATGAAGTCGGTCTGGATTAACAGAGAAGGAAAAACACCTGAAAATGTGCAGCCGACATATGAAATCAACGATTTGCTTGAGCTGCTTCCACTTTTAAAGGAAATTAGCTAA
- a CDS encoding DUF3885 domain-containing protein: protein MKLIDYLQERFPAVTLIPSIYYQWNIGIHFTLGNNIYQFTDDDKLNCERFELVYKQVSLMFDELFDESDDLFLVTNVYKHKTYEKKTKKLKVYKQFLKRKALLHKIHVQTSAYPFEIEEANEFEMQQFSLLCKLEDVRVKELLKAASNEDFPLYPKLGGYSAGYPDVFFVNITKDIIFFVYDDRGCEVIALDEERIRPLSEKYYEWIED from the coding sequence ATGAAGTTAATCGATTATTTACAGGAAAGGTTTCCTGCTGTCACATTGATTCCAAGTATTTATTATCAATGGAATATTGGCATCCACTTTACTCTCGGGAATAATATTTATCAATTTACAGATGATGATAAACTTAATTGCGAAAGATTTGAGCTTGTATATAAACAAGTTTCTCTGATGTTTGATGAATTGTTTGACGAAAGCGATGACTTGTTCCTTGTCACAAATGTTTATAAACATAAAACATATGAGAAAAAAACCAAAAAATTAAAGGTATACAAGCAATTTCTAAAAAGAAAAGCGCTATTACATAAAATTCACGTACAAACTTCTGCTTATCCCTTTGAAATAGAGGAAGCAAATGAATTCGAAATGCAACAATTTTCCTTATTGTGCAAGCTTGAAGATGTGCGTGTTAAGGAATTACTGAAAGCAGCCAGCAATGAAGATTTTCCGTTATATCCAAAGCTGGGAGGGTATTCCGCTGGTTATCCTGATGTATTCTTTGTGAACATCACAAAGGACATTATATTTTTTGTGTATGATGACCGTGGCTGTGAAGTGATCGCATTGGATGAGGAGCGAATTCGCCCCCTTTCTGAAAAATATTATGAATGGATAGAAGACTGA
- a CDS encoding class I SAM-dependent rRNA methyltransferase: MTGKQVTIDEAFEKSIRNGSPLLYKDSLVGIKGLNEGQIIDVKNKAGKFIGRGYYALQNKGIGWLLTTNQQEAIDFAFFAKKIKTANDKRAALYHDNETTAFRLFNGEGDGIGGFTVDRYDQYLLIQWYSKGIYEYKEWIIESLESHVDFKGIYEKKRFDTNGTYVEGDDFAYGEQGQFPMMVKENGIKYAVDLNEGAMTGIFLDQREVRKTIRDKYAKGKNVLNTFSYTGAFSVAAAVGGSKTTTSVDLANRSRAKTAMNFEYNDIELAYQKIVVEDVFHYFKYAVKKQLEFDMVILDPPSFARSKKHTFSAAKDYSKLLKEAISITKQSGVIVASTNCSTFDMKKFKQFIHDAFNKQTNSYEILEEFGLPEDFANIRNLKESNYLKVVFIKKLK, from the coding sequence ATGACAGGTAAGCAAGTTACGATAGATGAAGCATTTGAGAAAAGTATTCGAAACGGCAGTCCGTTGCTGTATAAAGATTCCCTTGTAGGAATAAAAGGATTAAATGAAGGTCAAATCATTGATGTGAAAAATAAAGCCGGAAAATTTATCGGCAGAGGATATTATGCCCTTCAAAATAAAGGGATTGGCTGGCTGTTGACGACAAATCAGCAGGAAGCGATTGATTTTGCTTTTTTCGCTAAAAAAATAAAAACGGCAAATGACAAAAGAGCAGCATTATATCATGATAATGAAACGACAGCATTTCGCCTCTTTAACGGGGAAGGAGATGGCATTGGTGGCTTTACTGTAGATAGATATGATCAGTACTTGTTAATTCAATGGTACAGTAAAGGAATTTACGAATACAAAGAGTGGATCATTGAGTCTTTGGAGAGTCATGTAGACTTCAAAGGGATTTATGAAAAGAAGCGGTTTGATACGAATGGTACATATGTCGAAGGTGACGATTTTGCGTATGGAGAACAAGGGCAATTTCCAATGATGGTAAAGGAAAACGGCATAAAATATGCAGTAGACCTTAATGAAGGGGCAATGACGGGGATATTCCTTGATCAGCGTGAAGTGCGCAAAACAATCCGCGACAAATATGCAAAAGGGAAAAACGTGCTGAACACCTTCTCCTATACTGGTGCATTTTCTGTGGCAGCGGCAGTTGGCGGCAGCAAAACCACGACAAGTGTTGATTTAGCAAACAGAAGCAGGGCGAAAACTGCCATGAACTTTGAATACAATGACATCGAGCTTGCATATCAGAAAATAGTTGTCGAGGATGTTTTCCACTACTTTAAATATGCGGTGAAAAAGCAGCTGGAGTTTGATATGGTCATTCTTGATCCACCAAGCTTTGCGCGCAGTAAAAAGCATACCTTCAGTGCGGCTAAGGACTATTCCAAACTGTTAAAAGAGGCCATCAGCATCACGAAGCAATCAGGGGTTATTGTTGCATCAACAAACTGCAGCACGTTCGATATGAAAAAGTTCAAGCAATTTATTCATGACGCATTTAACAAGCAAACGAACAGCTACGAAATTCTCGAGGAGTTTGGCCTTCCAGAGGACTTTGCAAACATCCGTAACTTAAAGGAAAGCAATTACTTAAAAGTCGTTTTTATAAAAAAACTTAAATAG
- a CDS encoding AEC family transporter — translation MQFVTVLLPIFFIFAVGFVGEKVLHINTKAITTMTVYLMTPLLSFSVFYETTFDLDYLMMAIYALALVFGIIGIIYIVAIIRGYDVKKTCGMILSSAFMNNGNYGTPLVLFAFGQPALHYAVILMVIQQLIMATIGVYYAAKGSADGESANETWKKVLKVPIMYGAMLGMLFHFLHIPLSNTMLDAIKMVGDAAIPTVMLVLGMTLAKISVKRIQVKPLSFALTLRLIISPLIAWGMTFILPVDDMLKQVMIVLAAMPSAANTTMYALQYGTEPDFVSTATLFSTLASIITLPIVLFIV, via the coding sequence ATGCAGTTTGTTACGGTACTATTACCGATATTCTTTATATTTGCTGTCGGATTTGTTGGTGAGAAGGTTCTTCATATCAATACAAAGGCGATAACGACAATGACCGTTTACTTAATGACACCATTATTGTCCTTTAGTGTTTTCTATGAAACTACTTTTGACCTGGATTATTTAATGATGGCAATATATGCGTTAGCCCTTGTCTTCGGTATTATTGGAATTATTTATATTGTGGCTATCATTAGAGGATATGACGTTAAGAAAACATGCGGAATGATTTTGTCATCTGCCTTTATGAATAATGGCAACTACGGAACACCACTTGTTTTATTTGCCTTCGGACAGCCAGCCCTTCATTATGCCGTTATCCTGATGGTTATCCAACAGCTGATAATGGCAACAATTGGTGTCTATTATGCAGCCAAAGGATCTGCAGACGGTGAATCAGCAAACGAAACCTGGAAGAAGGTATTGAAGGTTCCCATCATGTATGGTGCCATGCTTGGGATGCTCTTTCACTTTTTGCATATCCCATTGTCCAATACAATGCTTGATGCAATTAAAATGGTCGGAGATGCTGCCATTCCAACCGTCATGCTCGTTTTAGGGATGACATTAGCGAAAATATCCGTCAAACGAATTCAAGTAAAACCATTATCCTTTGCATTAACCTTAAGACTGATCATCTCCCCGCTGATCGCATGGGGAATGACCTTCATACTGCCTGTCGATGACATGCTGAAACAAGTGATGATCGTACTTGCAGCAATGCCTTCTGCCGCCAATACGACCATGTATGCCCTGCAATACGGAACAGAACCAGACTTTGTTTCCACTGCGACACTATTTAGTACATTGGCGAGTATTATTACATTGCCGATTGTGTTGTTTATTGTGTGA